One Pseudomonas tolaasii NCPPB 2192 genomic window carries:
- a CDS encoding ABC transporter substrate-binding protein, which produces MFVSTARMALLTLAVSTAQSAFAVQQVDLSPDRPRIHVPRNEAAIAQIPPGFKFAQPGKFTVAVSGVAGPPLALLASDDKTTIGSEADTAQLVADSLGLQLNVVQTSWEDWPLGVSSGKYDAVISNVTVTEARKKRFDFATYRQDVLGFYVKSTSKITEIKQASDITGLKIIVGSGTNQEKVLLAWNEANEKAGLKPALLQYFDDQAAAQLAVQSGRSDALFGPNSVYAYSAAITGGIRLVGTVNGGWPLKADIAVTTRKDNGLVKPIHTALEGAIAGGQYEQVLQRWGLDIERVDTSLINPPGLPD; this is translated from the coding sequence ATGTTTGTTTCTACTGCCCGTATGGCCCTGCTGACGCTGGCTGTCAGCACCGCGCAAAGTGCTTTCGCCGTGCAACAGGTTGACCTCAGCCCCGACCGTCCGCGCATCCATGTGCCGCGCAACGAAGCTGCCATCGCGCAGATCCCGCCGGGCTTCAAGTTCGCCCAGCCGGGCAAGTTCACCGTGGCCGTGTCCGGCGTGGCCGGGCCGCCCCTGGCGCTGCTGGCCAGCGACGACAAGACCACCATCGGCAGCGAAGCCGACACCGCGCAGTTGGTGGCCGACAGCCTCGGCTTGCAACTCAACGTGGTGCAAACCAGTTGGGAAGACTGGCCGCTGGGCGTCAGCTCCGGCAAGTACGACGCGGTGATCAGCAACGTTACCGTGACCGAAGCGCGCAAGAAGCGTTTTGACTTCGCCACCTATCGCCAGGATGTGCTCGGGTTTTATGTGAAGAGCACCAGCAAGATCACCGAGATCAAACAGGCCTCCGACATTACTGGGCTGAAGATCATCGTCGGCTCCGGCACCAACCAGGAAAAAGTCTTGCTCGCCTGGAACGAGGCCAATGAAAAGGCGGGCCTCAAACCCGCGCTGTTGCAGTACTTCGACGACCAGGCCGCCGCGCAGCTGGCGGTGCAGTCGGGGCGCAGCGATGCGCTGTTCGGGCCCAACTCGGTCTACGCCTATTCCGCCGCCATAACGGGTGGCATCAGGCTCGTGGGCACGGTGAACGGTGGCTGGCCGTTGAAGGCGGATATCGCCGTGACCACGCGCAAGGACAACGGCCTGGTCAAGCCGATTCACACCGCCCTGGAAGGCGCGATTGCCGGCGGCCAATACGAGCAGGTGCTGCAACGCTGGGGCCTGGATATCGAGCGCGTCGACACGTCGCTGATCAACCCACCGGGCCTGCCGGATTAA
- a CDS encoding flavin monoamine oxidase family protein, protein MGLTRREALSSIAAVGGEKAVKDALGALGLGPSSHRRPQPLKLKEGLGQGTRVLVLGAGIAGLVTALELARAGFTVQVLEARDRVGGRTWTLRHGDRVDYKDGRTQTVAFDSGLYFNAGPARIPSQHRTILDYCSELGVPLEVLVNSSHGAQVRPDLQQPAFTVGQAVNDARGHLSGLLAKAVQRDALDDVLSSEERTRLLAFLQVYGDLSQELAFEGSLRSGHLESPAHPGALPARRSPLALERLLHPELWGALLHTEFPEFSATMFQPVGGMDRITDAFYGRVRDHVQLGAQVRRIRQLDDGVAVTYHDKHSGREQVVRADYLVSTLPLPLLAKLDTDFSDPIKAALLSTRNDQATKVAWQSPRFWETDYRTYGGLSWIEHPARLLWYPSNDLNTREGLLVAGYVTGEGADVFGAQPFARQYATSKEAVELLHPGYSKHLRNPLAVSWEQIPYSEGPWLQREHFPADASALLEAGHGRVYFAGDGLVQSGVGIWQESAANSARHVVGQLAERVTQQRHLAAVAAS, encoded by the coding sequence ATGGGACTGACACGCCGTGAAGCGCTGTCGAGCATCGCCGCGGTCGGCGGTGAGAAGGCCGTCAAGGACGCGCTGGGGGCATTGGGGCTGGGGCCGTCGTCGCATCGTCGCCCGCAGCCGCTGAAACTCAAGGAAGGCCTGGGGCAGGGCACCCGCGTGCTGGTGCTGGGCGCCGGAATTGCCGGGCTGGTTACTGCCCTGGAACTGGCCCGCGCCGGGTTCACCGTGCAAGTGTTGGAAGCCCGCGACCGCGTGGGCGGGCGCACCTGGACCCTGCGCCATGGCGACCGTGTGGACTACAAGGACGGGCGCACGCAAACCGTGGCGTTCGACAGCGGCCTGTATTTCAACGCCGGCCCGGCGAGGATTCCGAGCCAGCACCGTACGATTCTCGACTATTGCAGCGAGTTGGGCGTGCCGCTGGAAGTGCTGGTCAACAGCAGCCATGGCGCGCAGGTGCGCCCGGATCTGCAGCAACCGGCGTTCACTGTCGGCCAGGCAGTCAATGACGCGCGTGGGCACCTGTCCGGCTTGCTCGCCAAGGCGGTGCAGCGTGATGCCCTTGATGACGTATTGAGCAGCGAAGAACGCACACGCTTGCTGGCGTTTTTGCAGGTGTATGGTGATTTGTCCCAGGAACTGGCATTTGAGGGCAGTCTGCGTTCCGGTCACCTGGAGTCGCCGGCACATCCAGGCGCATTGCCTGCCCGTCGCAGCCCGCTGGCGCTGGAGCGCCTGCTGCATCCGGAACTCTGGGGGGCGTTATTGCACACCGAGTTCCCGGAGTTTTCCGCGACCATGTTCCAGCCGGTCGGCGGCATGGACCGCATCACCGACGCGTTCTATGGCCGCGTGCGCGATCACGTGCAATTGGGCGCCCAGGTGCGCCGGATCCGCCAATTGGACGACGGCGTGGCGGTGACCTACCACGATAAGCACAGCGGCCGCGAACAGGTGGTACGCGCCGATTATCTGGTTTCGACATTGCCACTGCCGTTGCTGGCCAAGCTCGACACCGACTTCAGCGACCCGATCAAGGCCGCGCTGCTCAGCACCCGCAACGACCAGGCCACCAAAGTGGCGTGGCAATCGCCGCGTTTCTGGGAAACCGATTACCGCACCTATGGCGGCCTGTCCTGGATCGAACACCCGGCGCGCCTGCTGTGGTACCCGAGCAACGACCTCAACACCCGCGAAGGCTTGCTGGTGGCGGGCTACGTGACCGGGGAGGGCGCCGATGTGTTTGGCGCACAACCCTTCGCCCGGCAGTACGCCACGTCAAAAGAGGCCGTGGAGCTGCTGCACCCCGGCTACTCGAAACATTTGCGCAACCCCCTGGCGGTGTCCTGGGAGCAAATCCCCTACAGCGAAGGCCCGTGGCTGCAACGCGAACACTTCCCGGCGGATGCCAGCGCTTTGCTCGAAGCCGGCCACGGCCGCGTGTACTTCGCCGGTGACGGCCTGGTGCAAAGCGGGGTGGGTATCTGGCAGGAATCGGCGGCCAATTCGGCGCGCCATGTGGTTGGGCAACTGGCCGAGCGCGTGACTCAACAACGACATCTTGCGGCCGTGGCCGCCTCTTAA